One genomic segment of Humidesulfovibrio mexicanus includes these proteins:
- a CDS encoding lytic murein transglycosylase, which produces MARPFGAALVLLVLAFFPLSAYAQPTWDPLTRRLTGDGFDPAAMNALFARPEVRFDPLVMARKMNALLEVKLSQAKAKTEPPEVYVRYLNPLLIMQARSFMESHKASLREARQRYGVPEEILTALLLVETKLGSNLGGKSALSTLASMALAVDFSLVAPHIERRDLSPDMSEWLRWRTAQKAAWAYKELKALLAYAKAAGVDPAGIPGSVYGAIGLCQFMPTNAVRYGEDLDGDGRVDLFDPGDAILSTARFLSANGWRANLSRERQLVVIYRYNHSHSYTRTIMAVADRLRGEAGPLGMW; this is translated from the coding sequence ATGGCGCGGCCTTTCGGGGCCGCGCTTGTGCTTCTGGTGCTGGCGTTTTTCCCCCTGAGCGCATACGCCCAGCCGACCTGGGATCCGCTGACCCGCAGGCTCACCGGTGACGGCTTCGATCCTGCGGCCATGAACGCCTTGTTCGCCCGCCCCGAGGTCCGCTTCGACCCGCTCGTCATGGCCCGGAAGATGAATGCCCTGCTGGAGGTGAAGCTTTCCCAGGCGAAGGCAAAGACCGAACCTCCAGAGGTTTACGTCCGCTATCTGAATCCGCTGCTTATCATGCAGGCGCGGTCCTTCATGGAGTCGCACAAGGCTTCGCTGCGCGAAGCCCGGCAACGGTACGGCGTTCCAGAGGAAATTCTCACGGCGCTGCTGCTGGTGGAGACGAAGCTTGGCAGCAACCTGGGCGGCAAGAGCGCTCTGTCCACCCTGGCAAGCATGGCCCTGGCCGTGGATTTCTCTCTGGTGGCCCCGCACATTGAGCGCCGTGATCTCTCGCCCGACATGTCCGAGTGGCTGCGCTGGCGTACGGCGCAAAAGGCCGCCTGGGCCTACAAGGAGCTCAAGGCCCTGCTGGCCTACGCCAAGGCCGCTGGTGTGGACCCGGCTGGCATTCCTGGCTCGGTGTACGGTGCAATAGGCCTGTGCCAGTTCATGCCCACGAACGCCGTGCGCTATGGCGAGGATCTGGACGGCGATGGCCGCGTGGACCTTTTCGACCCTGGCGACGCAATTTTGAGCACCGCGCGCTTTCTTTCCGCCAACGGCTGGCGGGCCAACCTGTCCCGCGAGAGGCAGTTGGTCGTCATCTATCGCTACAACCACTCCCATTCCTACACGCGCACCATAATGGCCGTCGCCGATCGCCTGCGGGGAGAAGCCGGGCCGTTGGGCATGTGGTAG
- a CDS encoding dual CXXC motif small (seleno)protein: MSLLSPFRKRQQPRAVPGLACPTCGGGVVLNRAUREVSLRCTVCGASYGLQVFAAQLDDDFEEEVGFVPMDRL, encoded by the coding sequence GTGAGCCTGCTGTCCCCTTTTCGCAAGCGCCAGCAGCCCCGCGCCGTGCCGGGGCTGGCGTGTCCGACCTGCGGGGGGGGCGTGGTCCTCAACCGGGCCTGACGGGAAGTGTCCCTGCGCTGCACGGTGTGCGGCGCATCTTACGGGTTGCAGGTTTTTGCGGCGCAGTTGGACGACGATTTCGAGGAGGAGGTGGGCTTTGTGCCCATGGACAGGCTGTGA
- a CDS encoding TolC family protein, translating into MIRKTPFRTLAALALTLCLAAPALAQDAAPAAPAPVTPPATAGAVQPPQGLPSALDLKQAVEFGLANNPTIVSARAQLLGSEYDQNSALADFLPTATANYGVLNYDRQPKSGGVNSADQTVWTGQLNLHQPVFTGFQLLSSYQKAKLAKEQNQAKMTQAELSLIGAIQTNYLAHLKAKMDVKSAQDSVERLKSQLKVTTAFYEVGLKPKLDVLQAEVDEAEAEQDLLTAQNSLDTTRAKLNSLLNLPLEAPVTYVGELTYTPFGLELSECLNRAYKARPDIQVGVKSVAIAEKEQTIAGSSFYPQVSADYNYYKKGDSASLNDSKYLSNSAKEYWTVGANASWTFFQWGSTYNKYKSGGENVNKMRADLENTKLGAGFEVKQYLLNQREAADRITVARKSVEAARESYRMALARYQAQVGTNTDVLDAQAKVSSSEASLSQALSDYQTALSNLYVAMGEKNPPLDIR; encoded by the coding sequence ATGATTCGCAAAACGCCGTTCCGCACCCTCGCCGCGCTTGCGCTGACCCTGTGCCTGGCCGCGCCAGCCCTGGCTCAGGATGCGGCCCCCGCCGCTCCCGCGCCCGTCACCCCCCCGGCCACGGCCGGAGCGGTCCAGCCGCCGCAGGGACTTCCGTCCGCCCTTGATTTGAAGCAGGCCGTCGAGTTCGGGCTGGCGAACAACCCCACCATCGTGTCCGCCCGTGCGCAGCTTTTGGGCAGCGAATACGACCAGAACTCGGCGCTGGCCGACTTTCTTCCCACGGCCACGGCCAACTACGGTGTGCTGAACTACGATCGCCAGCCCAAGTCCGGCGGCGTCAACAGCGCGGACCAGACCGTCTGGACGGGCCAGTTGAATCTGCACCAGCCCGTGTTTACCGGGTTCCAGCTCCTGTCCAGCTACCAGAAGGCCAAGCTCGCCAAGGAACAGAACCAGGCCAAGATGACCCAGGCCGAGCTCTCGCTCATCGGCGCCATCCAGACCAACTATCTTGCGCACCTCAAGGCGAAGATGGACGTGAAGAGCGCGCAGGACTCCGTGGAGCGCCTCAAGTCCCAGCTCAAGGTCACCACCGCGTTTTACGAGGTCGGGCTCAAGCCCAAGCTCGATGTGCTGCAGGCCGAGGTGGACGAAGCCGAGGCCGAACAGGATCTGCTCACCGCGCAGAACTCCCTGGACACCACCCGCGCCAAGCTCAACTCGCTTTTGAATCTGCCGCTGGAAGCGCCTGTGACCTATGTGGGCGAGCTGACCTACACTCCCTTCGGCCTCGAACTCTCGGAGTGTCTGAACCGCGCCTACAAGGCCCGGCCGGACATCCAGGTCGGCGTCAAGAGCGTGGCCATCGCCGAGAAGGAGCAGACCATCGCGGGCAGTTCCTTCTACCCGCAGGTGAGCGCGGACTACAACTATTACAAGAAGGGCGACAGCGCCTCCCTGAACGACAGCAAGTATCTGTCCAATTCCGCCAAGGAGTACTGGACGGTGGGCGCCAACGCCTCCTGGACCTTTTTCCAGTGGGGCAGCACCTACAACAAGTACAAGAGCGGCGGCGAGAACGTGAACAAGATGCGCGCGGATCTGGAGAACACCAAGCTGGGCGCCGGGTTCGAGGTCAAACAGTACCTGCTGAACCAGCGCGAGGCCGCGGACCGCATCACCGTGGCGCGCAAATCCGTGGAGGCTGCGCGCGAGAGCTACCGTATGGCCCTTGCGCGCTACCAGGCCCAGGTGGGCACCAACACCGACGTGCTTGACGCCCAGGCAAAGGTAAGCAGCAGCGAGGCCTCCCTGTCCCAGGCGCTGTCCGATTACCAGACCGCGTTGTCCAACCTGTATGTGGCCATGGGCGAAAAGAATCCGCCTCTGGATATCCGCTAG
- a CDS encoding MogA/MoaB family molybdenum cofactor biosynthesis protein — translation MNASAAALDIRFFRHGDGGTGQCAGERFLLFAGAAPAPLPTGIPLAVAEALPDLKAGHLLRGEREEHRVLGRVWWPGLEGGVSRPCWLAETLLPAPAGADETRTLSLSRAGFALAWITLSDKGAAGLRADASGPLIEELARAEMELCLARGFVLPDEERDIVALMTHLALVDGFDMICTTGGTGVAPRDVTPEATLRVIEKRLPGFERAMTAVSLAKTPRGAVSRAVCGTLGGAVIVNLPGSPKAVRECLGAVLPALAHTIEKLQGDPADCATG, via the coding sequence GTGAACGCATCCGCCGCCGCTTTGGACATCCGTTTCTTCCGCCATGGCGATGGGGGCACCGGGCAATGTGCCGGGGAGCGCTTCCTGCTCTTCGCCGGGGCCGCTCCCGCGCCGTTGCCGACGGGCATTCCGCTGGCCGTGGCCGAGGCTCTGCCGGACCTCAAGGCCGGGCACCTGCTGCGCGGCGAGCGCGAGGAACACCGCGTTCTGGGCCGTGTTTGGTGGCCGGGGCTGGAGGGCGGCGTAAGCAGGCCCTGCTGGCTGGCCGAGACCTTGCTGCCCGCGCCTGCGGGGGCCGACGAGACCCGCACCCTGTCTCTGTCCCGCGCGGGCTTTGCCCTGGCCTGGATCACCCTGAGCGACAAGGGCGCGGCGGGCCTGCGCGCCGACGCCTCCGGCCCGCTCATCGAGGAGCTGGCGCGTGCGGAGATGGAGCTGTGCCTGGCGCGCGGCTTCGTGCTGCCGGACGAGGAGCGCGACATCGTGGCGCTTATGACGCATCTGGCCCTGGTGGACGGCTTCGACATGATCTGCACCACGGGCGGCACGGGCGTGGCCCCGCGTGATGTAACCCCTGAGGCCACCTTGCGCGTCATAGAGAAGCGCCTGCCCGGTTTCGAGCGCGCCATGACCGCCGTCAGCCTGGCCAAGACCCCGCGCGGGGCGGTGTCGCGCGCAGTGTGCGGAACCCTTGGCGGGGCGGTCATAGTGAATCTTCCTGGCAGCCCAAAGGCCGTGCGCGAGTGCCTGGGAGCTGTGCTGCCCGCCCTTGCGCACACCATCGAGAAGCTGCAGGGCGACCCGGCAGACTGCGCCACGGGATGA
- a CDS encoding DUF1614 domain-containing protein codes for MVLLLVGLFVVLPVSLVAAAFGKLGLTGAQGLAVFLLTIIGSRYNIPLYRSTRLVRGQPAPASRLFGFSGQVGRLRFGRGPLGRGPLGFGQDDELTLSEQTVAVNVGGCVVPCLLSAWFVWHMQIAGVLGAWLALCVLISALACYLLARPMPGIGIGVPVLLPPAVAALTAILLAPDASLVPGHESLAPRAAYMAGALGTLIGADLAHLLNRRTLAVLDAPLLSIGGAGTFDGIFLAGIIAVLLA; via the coding sequence GTGGTTCTGCTGCTTGTGGGGCTCTTTGTCGTGCTCCCGGTGAGCCTTGTGGCGGCCGCCTTCGGCAAGCTGGGCCTCACCGGCGCGCAGGGGCTGGCCGTGTTCCTGCTCACCATCATCGGCAGCAGGTACAACATCCCCCTCTACCGCAGCACGCGCCTGGTGCGCGGCCAGCCCGCGCCCGCAAGCCGCCTGTTCGGCTTTTCCGGGCAGGTGGGCCGCCTTCGTTTCGGCCGTGGTCCTTTGGGCCGTGGGCCGCTTGGCTTCGGGCAGGACGACGAGCTGACGCTCTCCGAGCAGACCGTGGCCGTGAACGTGGGCGGCTGCGTGGTGCCCTGCCTGCTCTCGGCCTGGTTTGTGTGGCACATGCAGATTGCGGGCGTGCTGGGCGCCTGGCTGGCCCTGTGCGTGCTCATTTCGGCCCTGGCGTGCTACCTGCTGGCGCGGCCCATGCCGGGCATCGGCATCGGGGTGCCGGTGCTGCTGCCACCGGCAGTGGCGGCGCTTACCGCCATTCTGCTCGCCCCGGACGCCAGCCTTGTGCCGGGGCACGAGTCGCTTGCCCCGCGCGCGGCCTACATGGCGGGCGCGCTGGGCACGCTCATCGGCGCGGACTTGGCGCACCTGCTGAATCGCCGAACCCTGGCCGTGCTCGATGCGCCGCTTTTGTCCATCGGCGGTGCGGGCACCTTTGACGGCATCTTTCTGGCCGGCATCATCGCCGTCCTGCTCGCCTGA